The genomic segment CGTCCCCCGTGCAACAGGATTACCCCCGCTGCGTACTGGAGTCACGTTCGCTGCGAGTATCTACTCTGACACCATCCGAAGGGTTTCTTTCACGAGGGGTTGATTTTTCTATGGCACAACGAACCAGACGGCGGCGGCGCAACGCGTCGCAAACCGAGAACGACAAGGATAAGAACGAAAATCTTCCCCCGCCGATCCCGCGTGGATCGATCAACTGGCGGCGGTTATTCGCCTACCTCAGTCCCTTCAAGGCACGCTTGGGCTTCACCTTTTTGGCGCTGTTCATTGCCAACGGGATTGGGTTGGTGTTTCCGTTGGTGATCATCCGCCTGTTGGAGGCGGCGGCACAAGCCAGCGACGGCATGGCGACGCTGAATATGCTGGCGCTTGGCTTGATCGGGCTGTTCGCCTTGCAAGCGGTGTTCAGCTTCTTCCAAAACTTCAACCTCAGCTATATTGGCGAAAAGATCGTCCTGAACATGCGAACGGCGCTTTATGACCACCTGACGCGCCTCTCGCTGACCTTTTACGAGAACCGCAAGGTGGGCGAACTGATCTCGCGCATCTCGAACGATGTCACCCTTGTTCGTTCGCTGCTGACCAGCGAGATCATCTCGGTGATTACCCAAGTGATCTCCCTTGTGGGGTCGGTTGTTATCGTCTTGTTCCTGAACACCTCGCTGACCGTGTTCATCTTGATTTTGATCCCGCTCATTTTGGTGGTTGCCTTCGTCTTTGGGACGCCGCTGGAGCGCTTTAGCACGAAGATTCAAGACGAAATCGCCGGGGCGACGGGCATTGCTGATGAAGGCTTGCAACTTGTGCGCATTGTCAAGAGCTTCGCCCGCGAGCGCTATGAAAGCCAACGCTACGAAACAGCGATGAAAAAGGGCTTTCAGGCATCCATTCGGCTGGCGATTTGGCGCGGGATGTTTGGGGCGCTCATGGCGTTTTTGGGCTTTGGGGCGCTTGGGGCGGTGCTGTGGTTTGGCGGGCGAGAAGTGATCGAAGGGCGGCTGACCCTGCCCGTGATCGCCGGCTTCCTCGTCTATGGCACGTCCATTGCGGCGGGGATGGGCAGTTTGGCATTTTTCTATTCGTCGTTCCGCACGGCGTTGGGGGCAATCCAGCGCGTCTTTGAGATCATGGACACCACGCCGACAATCCTTGATGCCCCTGCTGCGAAGGTGCTTCCCTCTGTGGCGGGGCGGATCACCTTCACCGATGTTCAGTTTAGCTATGACAACCGGACAACGGTTCTCCATGATCTGAATCTGGACATTGCGCCGGGGGAGATCGTCGCCCTTGTTGGACCCAGTGGGGCGGGAAAATCAACGATCTTCAACCTGATTCCGCGCTTTTTTGATCCCACCAGCGGGATCGTGACGGTGGATGGGCATGACCTGCGAGGGGTGACTCAACTGAGCCTACGTGGGCAAATCGGGATCGTCCCCCAAGAGACGCAGCTTTTCAGCGGCTCTGTGCGGGAAAATATTGCCTATGGCAAACTGGACGCCAGTGAGGATGAGATTATAGCGGCGGCGCGGGCGGCGAACGCCGCAGACTTCATTGAGGCGCTCCCCGATACCTATGACACGGTGGTTGGCGAACGGGGTGTGAAACTGAGCGGCGGGCAGCGCCAGCGGATTGCCATTGCGCGGGCGATCTTGAAAGACCCCCGTATTCTGCTCTTGGACGAGGCGACCAGCGCGCTAGACAGCGAATCGGAGGAGGCTGTTCAAGAAGCGTTGGAACGGCTGATGCAGAACCGGACGACGGTGATCATCGCCCATCGCCTCAGCACAATCAAGATTGCCCACCGAATCGTTGTTTTGGATCAGGGGCGGATTGTCGAACTTGGCACACACGATGACCTCATGGCGCTGAACGGACTCTATGCTAGACTGTACACGATGCAGTTCCGCGACATCGAGATGGGCATGTAAATCGTCCATCGGAAAAGGATACATCCATGCGCCGCGTTGGTCTCTTTTTCATGGTCATTGCTTTGGCGTTGTCGTTCATCGTACCGTCGTTTTCCCCAACGGCGCAGCCGGACGATCCCGCCTTAGTTCTGAATGTGCGTCCCGCGAATGGTGGCTATTATGAATCGGGCGATCATTACGAGTGGCGGGCGAGTGATCCGGCTACACTGCGGCAGCGCTCCACATGGGGTTACAACCGCAACCCCATCCTCTCTCCCGATGGGCAGTGGGTGACGTATCTCTCGGTGGCAGCGCTTGGCGTATCCGCCATTCGTGAGGGGCGTTTCCCGCGTGGGATGGGCGAGGTTGATCCCGTGAATATCTGGGTGATCAGCAACACCAGCCCTGATGAGGTGCGGACAGCCACCCAACCCGCCGATGGTGTGCTTGCCGACCCCAACGGACTTTCCGATAACATCATCACCCGTTCCGCGCCCGCATGGTCGCCGGATGCCAGCCAATTGGCGTGGGTGGAATGGGGCTTCGGATCGAATGATCCATCGAATCAGGTCAAATTGGTCGTCTATGATATGACTAAGCGCGAGGGAACGCCCGTCACCGTCTTGGTTGATACGCCCATCGGGTATGAAGGGTACATCCTTCCCCAAGTCCGTTGGGGGGAGACGGGCATAGCCGTCCTCGTCACGCAGATCGAATACAACCAAGCGGCGCAGAATTTTACGGATCGGCGGATCATCACCGTCTATTCGCCGGAAGGGTCGGTCATTTCGTCCAGCACCGTGCTGAACACCGCCCAACTCCCCTTTGATTACGACTTCATCTGGGTCGATGGCGTTGAGCATTTGTTTACTATTGGCACAGAGGTATTGATTGACCCGCGCACGGGCGTTCAATCCGAACTCGTGGGCGATCCGTATTATGTCAGCGCGGTGTCTGCCGATACCCAGCTTGGCGCGTATATTGCCGGCGATGATGCCCGCACCTTTGGGGTGAATACGCAAAAAGGGTACATCCCGTTGGCAGCAACGGGCGTGGGGGCTGTGTATTCCGTGTACAGCCGCATCAGCGAGCGCGTTGCCATTGCCCCCGATGGGAAGCACCTTGTCTATGTGACCGATCAAGGCGAGGCATGGATCAGCGGGATGGCGCTTAACCAGAAGATTCCCACCACTGGGATGGTCACTGGGGTGGTGTGGGGTCCGATGCGGTGGGTGTTGATGAAGTAACCCCGCCCCTTTCTGCTGATGGAGAAGGGCGTTCATTCCCCTTTTCTATTCACGCTGGCGGCGGTGTATGTACCGCACCGCCGCCTTTCTCCGCCAATCAGTTCTCGCAAGGGGAAGGGTTCTACAATGCCGAGGGCGTTTTTCCCCTTAGAATGCGCCCACCCTAGCCCATCCCTTGCAGCGCCTTGACGATTACTGTAAACAACTGCGCATCGATCTGATCCGGTTGGTTTTCACCCTGATAGTACTGATCGGCAATGCCCACCTGAAGCCGCCAATAGCGTTCTGTCAGGGTGATCTCCCGAATATCGCTCAGTTTGTGCGACCAGTCTCGGCGCTGCCCCAAGAGGTGAATTTTTTTATCGGTCAGAAAGACGATCCCGCTGTCCATGATGCTTTCGCCCGTTTTCGATGCCTGTCCGATGATTGCCGTCGGGTATTCGACATAGACGAACTCATCGGGACTCATCAGTGGCGGAGGTGGGTCGCGCTGTTCCGGTTGAAGAAAACTGAGATCGCCCGCCTCTGCCTGCTGTACGCGCCGCCGTTGAACATAGGCGCGGCGGCTGATTGCCAATGCCTCATCTTCCACCAGCCAACCCGCCCCGCCGAGGTAGATAGACGCATAATAGTAGCGCTGGTGGCGGCTCGTCTTTTTGTAGCGAATGCGCCAACCCTGTCCCCCTTCGCCTGCCGCGTCAAAAAGCGCCGCCGCCCCACACGCCCGACAGGTGATTGTTGGCAACCCCGACCCCAAGCCAAAAACCTTTCGCCCCTCGGTGAGGGTGATTGTCCCTTCTTCGCCACAGAACAAGCACCCTAAGAGCGGCGCGGGCTGCTCCGAGGGCGGCACGGCGGGCGGCGCCTGTCGTGAAGGAGGCGGGGTAAGGGGAAGATCGTCGGGGTCGGGTGGGTAATCGGTCATGTTGCTGCCAGCGGGGGAAGGAAGCCCACGCGCTCTTTCACGTGTTTCAGGGTTTGCCCGGCAACCTCGTTGGCACGATCTGCGCCTTGTTTCAGCACCTCGTCAATGTAACCGCCTTCGCCAGTGAGCGCCTCGTACTTTGCCTGAATCGAGCGCAGCCCCTCTACAACAACCTCGGCAACAGCCTTCTTCAGATCGCCATACCCTTTTCCGGCAAAGTGCGCCTCAATCGCCTCGCTGCTCTCGCCAGTGAACGCTTGATAGATGCCCAAAAGGTTGTTCACGCCGGCTTTTTCATCGTCCGTGCTGAAATAAATCCCCGAACCAGAGTCCGTCACTGCCCGCATGATTTTCTTTCGCGCCTTGTCCGGCGGGTCAAGGAGGTAAACGGCGTGATTCTCGCTCGCCTCACTCTTACTCATCTTCATCAGGGGGTTATCCAAGCCCATAATCCGCGCCCCGGCTTTGGGAATAAACCCCGATGGGATGGTGAACGTTTCCCCGTACAGGCTGTTGAAGCGCTGCGCTAAATCACGGGTCAATTCGATATGTTGGCGTTGATCATCGCCAACGGGAACCAGATTGGCGTGGTAAATGAGAATATCCGCCGCCATGAGGACAGGATAGGTGAATAATCCCGATCCGACTGAATCGGCTTGCAACTTCGCCGCTTTGTCTTTGAATTGGGTCATGCGGTTCAGCCAACCCATTGGCGTGAACGTACCAAGAATCCAGCTTAGCTCGCTGTGTGCTGGAACGTGCGATTGGACAAAGACGGTGCTGTATTTCGTATCTAACCCACATGCCAGAAAGAGCGCCGCATTACGGCGCGTCCCCTCGCGCAGGGCGGCGGGGTCTTGTTGAACGGTGATCGCATGAAGATCGACAATGCAGTAAAAGGAGTCGTATTGGTCTTGCAGTTGCGCCCATTGCTTCAGCGCCCCCAAATAGTTCCCAATGGTCAGGTTGCCAGAGGGTTGAATCCCAGAGAGGATGCGCGGTGGACGCGGTGCTTTTGCTTCAGTCATGATGCTCTTTGCTTGGTCTTATTTGGTGCTTACCCGCCGTGCATTGTAGCAGATGGGGGGCAGTGCGGCTAGGCGATGCTAAAGGTAAGGGGTGGGGGTTTGAAATGACTCGTCAAAATCGCTGTCAGCGTCACCGACAACGTTTGCCCAAATACTCTGCTTATATTGCCTTCAACCAGACCTAACCCATACCAGTGAGGGCTTGACAGGTTTGAAAATGGTCACTATACTGTTTCATTGAATGAAACTTAGCAACCCCTCCGCAAGGTTGCTATGCACCTCACCCGCGAAAACGCCACCTTCCGCAGTGGCGTTTTCGGTTTGTATGGGGGATAATGTCCTAGCATTTCACTAGGTATCCTACTGGGAGTGCGGTTATGCCTTATGCGCTAGGTGATCTCTATACAGGAAAACTCGCCCGCCTTACAGCCCCTCTTAGCGACGATAAAGATGCGCTTGCCCGCTGGAGTAACGACGCTGAATTTCAGCGACTGCTCTTTATGCGCTCCGTTCGCCCCCAAGCTCCTGATTTTTTCACGCTGCCCAAACCAGAAGATGAATCCAAATATATCACCTTCCACATTCGCACCAATTCTGAGAATAAATTCATCGGGTTTGTCACACTTTGGGGGATTGTGTGGTCTAACCAGGCGGCACTCTTGGCGGTGGGCATTGGCGAGCCAGAATATCGTGGACGTGGCTATGGCACAGAGGCAACAGATTTGGTCTTGGGCTATGGCTTTCGAGAAATGAATCTGCACCGCATTGGGTTGGTTGTTTTTGCCTTCAATGCGCCAGCGATTCGCTCCTATGAGAAATTGGGATTCGTCCGCGAGGGCGCTCAACGGGAAGCCGTCTACCGCGACGGCGCGTATCACGATCTGATCCAAATGGCGATTCTCCGCTCCGAGTGGGAGGCACGCAAAGCAAAGGAGTAGGTGTTACCCTGTTCCCCTCATTCCCCTTTGCAAAGATATAGGAAGAACCTCCCTGCTGTCCTGAGGTCTATCATTGTATTTCATATTCCAAGCCCCAAAGGGGTGGTTACTCCTAGCCCGCTGCTTTAGCGGCGGGCGCTCACGGGGGCGATGGGCGCAATGCCAGTTATTCAGCCAGTACTCACCCACTGGATAGTTCCGATAGGGTGAGACTCTCGGCGCGTTCGGTGCGCCATGCGAGAATAGGAGCAACCACGCCCAAGCGCGTTTGTGCCAACTGCGAATCAACACTCCCATCGTCTAGCACCTCAAAGCCGAGACATTGGGGTTGTTCGTCAAGGTTTTCGCGGCTGGGGATGGTCGAAATCAGATCGACCAAATAGCTCCCCGGACGAAGGTACTGGGAAGGAATCGGGCAGGTGGCGGTATAGTCCCCCACTTCGAGATCAATATTTCCGCGGTTTAGCTCGGCGTCAAAATCGGTACTGGTCAGTACGCAAATGCCTTCATTGTTCCACAGGCGAAAGGCAATTTGCGCCCCTTTGATCGGCTTCCGCACGCGATAATCAATTTCTACAGTGCAGCCATGTGTAAGGCGAATCGTCGGGGTGAGCGCCCCTTCGCCATCACGTATCCGCGCTCCGGTAAAGGCAACTGCTCGCAGCCGTTCCCATGGGCGGGCGCTTAGGTCAAAGGTAACCGCTCCGGCAAGCTGTACGCTGTGCGCCATGTACTGCTGGACAGCAGAACCGGCATCGCCATAGTAGACCATGCGTCCATTTTTCAAGAGAACTCCCGTGTGGCACATGCGGACTATTGCTGACATGTTATGGCTGACGAATAAGACCGTTTTCCCTGAACGGGCAACATCACTCATCTTATTCAAGCATTTTTTCTGGAAGGCAGCATCGCCAACCGCCAACACCTCATCAACAATTAAAATTTCCGGCTCAAGATGGGCGGCGACAGCGAATGCCAAGCGAAGGTACATCCCGCTCGAATAATGTTTTACGGGTGTGTCGATGTACTCTTTGACCTCGCTGAAAGCGACGATCTCATCAAAGCGGCGATCAATCTCGTGGCGTTTCATCCCTAAGATAGCGCCGCTCAGGTAGGTGTTTTCGCGCCCGCTCAGTTCACCATGAAAGCCTGTCCCAACTTCCAAAAGCGACCCGACCCGTCCGTCAATATCCGCGTACCCCTCGGTGGGATCGGTGATCCGCGAAAGAATCTTGAACAGGGTGCTTTTCCCTGCCCCATTATGCCCAATCACGCCCAAGACTTCCCCGCGTTTGACCTCAAACGAAATATCTTTCAGCGCCCAAACACGGGAGGCGGCACGCTTTCGTTTGGGATCAGCGCCTTTGTCAATCCGCTGGATTGCCCGCAAGGGACTACTCGCCATCTGACTGATCGCTTTGCCTAGCGTTTTATAGTTTTCTTTTGCCCCGGCAACGCGGAATTGCTTTCCCAAGCGCACAACACGGATGACAGTTTCAGACATGCACACACCCTTACATCGATCACGATAGGTCAAGATGGATAGTTCAATGATGTTGTTGTTATAGCGATTCTCGCCTTCGAGAGTATACAATATCCGATGCGCATTGGTCATCCCATCCATCTATACGCAGCATAACACTGAGTAAGGGCTTTCTTAGTAATCATCATGAGCGATTCACCCACCTATAATGCGGATGCTGTGCAGAAGGCGTATGCCACGGACGACGCCCTTGCTTTACGGCAATCGATCCACGAATTATACAGCGTCCCGCGCACGAACTTCGCTGAATGGGTTTTGAACAAAACCGCTTGGCGGGGGGATGAGAGCGTCCTTGATGTGGGGAGTGGGCAGGGGATGTATTTCTCTGCGGTACGCAAGCGAATCCCTCGTGGAAAATTGGTCGGCGCGGATTTCTCGTTAGGGATGATGCAGAAAGCGGCAAAACACAACCCACACGAGGCACGGCTTGTCAACACGGATGCCATGCGCCTGCCCTTTGGACGGAAAACATTCGATGTTGTCTTGGCAAACCACATGTTATTCCATGTTCCCGATGTGGATCGCACCCTTGCTGAAATCAAGCGCGTGATTCGCCCTACGGGCGTTTTACTGGCGTCTACAAACAGCCAGTTCAACCTCCCCGAACTGGATCAACTGATGCGCCGCACGTTGATGCTGCTTGGCGGGAAAGTTGGGGAGATGCCCTCTCCGGTGGCAACCTTCCCTCTGGAAGATGGCGCTCAGATCATGGCAAAGCATTTTTTTGCCGTTGCCCGCTACGATCTACCGGGGGCATTTGTCTTTCCCATTGCCCAGCCCGCCATCGACTATGTGAACAGCCTCCGCGCCCTGCGTGAACCCCTTTTACCCAAGAAAATCAGGTGGGAAGATTTTATTTCCACCCTCAGTGATCAGATTCACCGGATGGTCGATTACTTCGGAGAGATCGTTTTCACCAAACTCTCAGGGGTGATTATTGCTACCGATGCTGGCGGCTTTATCAACGACTACGTGAATCGGATCATTGTTAACCGGCGGCGGCGTGGTGGGTAGGGGCATTGCCAATTGGCGGTGATCTTGCTAGGCTCACCTTGGGCAGGTTGTCTCTGTTCATGCCCAATGATGATGTAGGATGAAGGATCATCTTTATGAAGCGCTGGACACGTTTTTTTCGCCTGACTACGGTCGCGCTCCTTGGCGCTGTTGTTTTTACACTGACATTTACCACGCTCTGGCGTAATGCCCTCGCCGACGTATCAGAACCGGCGATTAAGCCTCCCCCACTCAAGGTAAATTTCACGCTGGACACCCGTGAGGTGCTGCGCGGCTATACCTTACCTCTCTACCTCACCCATGCTGGCGATGGTAGCGAACGGCTGTTCATCCTTGAAAAAGTGGGGCGTATTCAGATTGCCCAAGCGGGGAAACCCCTTGCCACACCCTACCTTGATATTTCCGCCATTGTCGGCTCAACAAGCTATGAACAAGGGCTGCTTGGTCTTGCCTTCCACCCAGAGTACCGAACGAATGGCTTGTTTTATGTCAATTACACCAATAAGGAAGGGAATACCATTGTCGCGGAATATCGCGTTTCGACAGCCGATCCCAACCGCGCCGATCCAAACTCAGGGCGGACGCTGCTGACCTTTACACAGCCCTTTCCGAACCATAATGGTGGCATGGTCGCCTTTGGCGCAGATGGCTATCTGTATATCGGCGTTGGCGATGGTGGCAGCGCTGGCGATCCGCTCCGTGCCGGACAAGACAGCGGGACATGGCTAGGCAAGATTCTGCGGATTGATGTCAGTGGGATGCCCTACACCATTCCCCCAAGCAACCCCTATGCCGATGGAAAAGATGGCTTACCAGAGATTTGGTCGCTTGGCTGGCGCAACCCCTGGCGCTTTTCCTTTGACCGGATGACGGGCGACCTATATGTTGGTGATGTCGGGCAAAACGCTTATGAAGAAGTCCATCTGGAAAAGGCGGGGTCGCCCGGCGGCTTGAACTATGGTTGGAACATTATGGAAGGCTTGCACTGCTTCCGCGCCGCCGCGTGTGATAAAAGCGGGCTGGTGATGCCCATTGCCGAATATGATCATGGCGAGGGAATTTCGATCACCGGCGGGTACGTCTACCGAGGGGAGCAGTTCCCTGCGCTGCAAGGCTACTACTTCTTTGGCGATTTTGGCTCTACGAAGATTTGGGCGCTCAAAGCGAACGATGCTGGCGCTTGGGAGATGAGCGAAGTCCTTCAACCGGGCTTCCCGATCAGCAGCTTTGGCGAAGATGAGGCGGGCGAACTCTATGTCGTTGATTTTGGGGGGAAGATTCACCAACTCATCGCCAAATAACACATCACAAGGGAAAATGATTCTCTGATACGATCTGGTGGGTCGTCTGCGTTCGTTTTCCATCGCCTTTCTACGACCCACCGGGCGTTCGCAAAACAAGAAAACCACCCATCAAAGGATTTGCCTCAACCTCATGTCCACAAATACCATTCGTGCAGCTGTCATTGGTTTGGGCGTTGGCGGAGCGCACTTGCGCGGCTATCAGGTAGCGCCCGGCGTTGAGATTGTGGGGATTTGTGATAGCAACCCAGCACGCCTTGCCGAGATTGGCGAGAAACATAATCTTCCAGAGTCTGTGTACTTCACCGATTACGAAACATTGTTCAAAGAGGCAAAGCCAACCCTCGTCAGCATCGCCCTTCCCAACGCCCTCCATGCTCCGGTGAGCATTGCCGCAATGGCGGCGGGCGCCGATGTCTTGTGTGAAAAGCCACTGGCAATGACCAGCGCCGAAGTCCATGAGATGGTGAAAACCGCCGAACACTATGGTCGCCGTCTCATGGTGTCCTATAACCACCGCTACCGTGCTGATGTCTTTTGGATTCGCCGCTTGATGGCAGAGGGGCGCTTAGGACGCATCTATCAGATTGAGGCAAGTTGGCGACGCGAGACGGGCATTCCGGGGTGGGGATGGTTTGGCTCGCAGGCAATGTCCGGCGGCGGGGCGATGATCGATCTCGGTGTTCATGTCCTTGACATGGCGCTCTGGCTGCTCGATTATCCAAAGGTTGTCAGCGTGAACGGGGCAACCCGCTCGCTCTTTGGCAAGCGTGGGCAAAAGGTGTGGGGGGAGGCACGTTGGCTGAAAGATGCCTCTAGCGTCTTTGATGTCGATGACGGTGGGATTGGCTTTTTGCGTTTAGGAACAGGCGTGACGATGGTGCTTCAGGCGACATGGGCAGAACATAAAATGCCTAACGAAGACCTCATCCGTCTCGAAATTCAGGGGAGCGAGGGGACAGCCATTCTGAGCGTTCCCAACTATACCAAGCAAGACACCGTAACGTTTTATACAGAGATTGGCGGCGCACCAGTCACTGTCACGCCGCACATCCGTTGGGATGGACACTGGTTTCATGAGCGGCTGATCGCAGAGATTGTGACCGCCATTCAAACGGACACTCCTCCGCCCACTACTGGCGAACAAGGGTTGGTTGGCGTACAGGTCATTGAGGCGATCTACCATGCCGCCCAAAGCGGACGTGAAGTCGTCTTTCCCGGTTGAGTGGGTGCGTAGGGAATTTTCTATTCTATGACGACGATCTTGCTCCTAAGCGGACCGAATCTGAATTTATTGGGCGTGCGTGAACCCTCGATCTATGGAGGGGTGAGCTACCTTGAAATCGTTGCTCGCGCCCATGCTCATGCCGAGAAGCGAGGCGTCAGCCTACGCGATCAGCAGTCGAACCATGAAGGAGTCTTGATTGATGCCCTGCAAGGGGCAAGGGAATGGGCAGCCGGAGTCGTGTTCAACCCCGGCGCCTATACCCACACGTCCATTGCGCTGCGTGATGCGATCACGGCGGTGGGACTTCCTGTTGTTGAAGTTCACCTCAGCAACATCCATGCACGGGAATCATTCCGCCACATATCGTACCTTGCACCCGTTTGCGTAGGGCAGATCAGCGGGTTTGGTTGGCATAGCTATATCCTAGGGATCGATGCCCTGCTGCTGCATCTTGGTGCGGGGTAAAAACCCTGTTCTCAGCGTGAACAGAACGGTGCGGACATGCTGTAGCGCGTCCCTACTACGATGGCTCTAAGCCTATTCCGGTTTGCTCAGCCGTGAACGCCGCCGAGCAAGATCGGCATCAACATCTGGATCACGTGCTGGATCAGATGGGGGAGGGCTGGTGGTGGTTTTCACAGGGATGGGCGCTGCTTTATCCGGCGATCCTTCCCCGCCAGTAACAGGGATTTTTTGAACGATCTTTGGCGTTCCGCTAGTATCCACCTTCGGCGCGTCGGCGGGATGGCTTTCCCCTTCATGGGGGGGCTGTGCCTGCGTTTCAACCCGTATCGGCGTGATGAATTCCTCTACTTTCTCACGAACATTCTTCAACACATCGGAAAGAATCGCCGGAAATGCCGGACGCGGCGGGCTGCTATGGCTGTCATGGCTATCATTACTAGGGGTGTCATGACTATGCGGGCTATGTGTCGCATCCTCAAGCGGTGCGGTTGAAGCCGGCGGTTGGCTGTGGGCTGATTCGCCATGTTCAGCAGCACGCTCGGCTTGTTCGCGGCGGGCATCGCTGACGAGTGACTCCAGTGTGTTCACATGTTGAATGAGGTCAAAGGTAGCCCCCCGGTGGCGCTCCAATTCTGCTTCCCACTGGCGTCCTTTTGCTCGTCCCCGTTGGATAGCGCTGACGATTTGCCGCGCCCCCGCGTCGTCACCGCGTTCAAGGGCGGCATCGGCTTTGGTATCTAGATCGGCATTTTCGGCATAAAG from the Anaerolineales bacterium genome contains:
- a CDS encoding ABC transporter ATP-binding protein, whose amino-acid sequence is MSETVIRVVRLGKQFRVAGAKENYKTLGKAISQMASSPLRAIQRIDKGADPKRKRAASRVWALKDISFEVKRGEVLGVIGHNGAGKSTLFKILSRITDPTEGYADIDGRVGSLLEVGTGFHGELSGRENTYLSGAILGMKRHEIDRRFDEIVAFSEVKEYIDTPVKHYSSGMYLRLAFAVAAHLEPEILIVDEVLAVGDAAFQKKCLNKMSDVARSGKTVLFVSHNMSAIVRMCHTGVLLKNGRMVYYGDAGSAVQQYMAHSVQLAGAVTFDLSARPWERLRAVAFTGARIRDGEGALTPTIRLTHGCTVEIDYRVRKPIKGAQIAFRLWNNEGICVLTSTDFDAELNRGNIDLEVGDYTATCPIPSQYLRPGSYLVDLISTIPSRENLDEQPQCLGFEVLDDGSVDSQLAQTRLGVVAPILAWRTERAESLTLSELSSG
- a CDS encoding PQQ-dependent sugar dehydrogenase, coding for MKRWTRFFRLTTVALLGAVVFTLTFTTLWRNALADVSEPAIKPPPLKVNFTLDTREVLRGYTLPLYLTHAGDGSERLFILEKVGRIQIAQAGKPLATPYLDISAIVGSTSYEQGLLGLAFHPEYRTNGLFYVNYTNKEGNTIVAEYRVSTADPNRADPNSGRTLLTFTQPFPNHNGGMVAFGADGYLYIGVGDGGSAGDPLRAGQDSGTWLGKILRIDVSGMPYTIPPSNPYADGKDGLPEIWSLGWRNPWRFSFDRMTGDLYVGDVGQNAYEEVHLEKAGSPGGLNYGWNIMEGLHCFRAAACDKSGLVMPIAEYDHGEGISITGGYVYRGEQFPALQGYYFFGDFGSTKIWALKANDAGAWEMSEVLQPGFPISSFGEDEAGELYVVDFGGKIHQLIAK
- a CDS encoding class I SAM-dependent methyltransferase, with the protein product MSDSPTYNADAVQKAYATDDALALRQSIHELYSVPRTNFAEWVLNKTAWRGDESVLDVGSGQGMYFSAVRKRIPRGKLVGADFSLGMMQKAAKHNPHEARLVNTDAMRLPFGRKTFDVVLANHMLFHVPDVDRTLAEIKRVIRPTGVLLASTNSQFNLPELDQLMRRTLMLLGGKVGEMPSPVATFPLEDGAQIMAKHFFAVARYDLPGAFVFPIAQPAIDYVNSLRALREPLLPKKIRWEDFISTLSDQIHRMVDYFGEIVFTKLSGVIIATDAGGFINDYVNRIIVNRRRRGG
- the trpS gene encoding tryptophan--tRNA ligase, which translates into the protein MTEAKAPRPPRILSGIQPSGNLTIGNYLGALKQWAQLQDQYDSFYCIVDLHAITVQQDPAALREGTRRNAALFLACGLDTKYSTVFVQSHVPAHSELSWILGTFTPMGWLNRMTQFKDKAAKLQADSVGSGLFTYPVLMAADILIYHANLVPVGDDQRQHIELTRDLAQRFNSLYGETFTIPSGFIPKAGARIMGLDNPLMKMSKSEASENHAVYLLDPPDKARKKIMRAVTDSGSGIYFSTDDEKAGVNNLLGIYQAFTGESSEAIEAHFAGKGYGDLKKAVAEVVVEGLRSIQAKYEALTGEGGYIDEVLKQGADRANEVAGQTLKHVKERVGFLPPLAAT
- a CDS encoding GNAT family N-acetyltransferase, with the translated sequence MPYALGDLYTGKLARLTAPLSDDKDALARWSNDAEFQRLLFMRSVRPQAPDFFTLPKPEDESKYITFHIRTNSENKFIGFVTLWGIVWSNQAALLAVGIGEPEYRGRGYGTEATDLVLGYGFREMNLHRIGLVVFAFNAPAIRSYEKLGFVREGAQREAVYRDGAYHDLIQMAILRSEWEARKAKE
- a CDS encoding PD40 domain-containing protein, whose protein sequence is MRRVGLFFMVIALALSFIVPSFSPTAQPDDPALVLNVRPANGGYYESGDHYEWRASDPATLRQRSTWGYNRNPILSPDGQWVTYLSVAALGVSAIREGRFPRGMGEVDPVNIWVISNTSPDEVRTATQPADGVLADPNGLSDNIITRSAPAWSPDASQLAWVEWGFGSNDPSNQVKLVVYDMTKREGTPVTVLVDTPIGYEGYILPQVRWGETGIAVLVTQIEYNQAAQNFTDRRIITVYSPEGSVISSSTVLNTAQLPFDYDFIWVDGVEHLFTIGTEVLIDPRTGVQSELVGDPYYVSAVSADTQLGAYIAGDDARTFGVNTQKGYIPLAATGVGAVYSVYSRISERVAIAPDGKHLVYVTDQGEAWISGMALNQKIPTTGMVTGVVWGPMRWVLMK
- a CDS encoding Gfo/Idh/MocA family oxidoreductase, with the translated sequence MSTNTIRAAVIGLGVGGAHLRGYQVAPGVEIVGICDSNPARLAEIGEKHNLPESVYFTDYETLFKEAKPTLVSIALPNALHAPVSIAAMAAGADVLCEKPLAMTSAEVHEMVKTAEHYGRRLMVSYNHRYRADVFWIRRLMAEGRLGRIYQIEASWRRETGIPGWGWFGSQAMSGGGAMIDLGVHVLDMALWLLDYPKVVSVNGATRSLFGKRGQKVWGEARWLKDASSVFDVDDGGIGFLRLGTGVTMVLQATWAEHKMPNEDLIRLEIQGSEGTAILSVPNYTKQDTVTFYTEIGGAPVTVTPHIRWDGHWFHERLIAEIVTAIQTDTPPPTTGEQGLVGVQVIEAIYHAAQSGREVVFPG
- a CDS encoding ABC transporter ATP-binding protein; protein product: MAQRTRRRRRNASQTENDKDKNENLPPPIPRGSINWRRLFAYLSPFKARLGFTFLALFIANGIGLVFPLVIIRLLEAAAQASDGMATLNMLALGLIGLFALQAVFSFFQNFNLSYIGEKIVLNMRTALYDHLTRLSLTFYENRKVGELISRISNDVTLVRSLLTSEIISVITQVISLVGSVVIVLFLNTSLTVFILILIPLILVVAFVFGTPLERFSTKIQDEIAGATGIADEGLQLVRIVKSFARERYESQRYETAMKKGFQASIRLAIWRGMFGALMAFLGFGALGAVLWFGGREVIEGRLTLPVIAGFLVYGTSIAAGMGSLAFFYSSFRTALGAIQRVFEIMDTTPTILDAPAAKVLPSVAGRITFTDVQFSYDNRTTVLHDLNLDIAPGEIVALVGPSGAGKSTIFNLIPRFFDPTSGIVTVDGHDLRGVTQLSLRGQIGIVPQETQLFSGSVRENIAYGKLDASEDEIIAAARAANAADFIEALPDTYDTVVGERGVKLSGGQRQRIAIARAILKDPRILLLDEATSALDSESEEAVQEALERLMQNRTTVIIAHRLSTIKIAHRIVVLDQGRIVELGTHDDLMALNGLYARLYTMQFRDIEMGM